The following proteins come from a genomic window of Macadamia integrifolia cultivar HAES 741 chromosome 14, SCU_Mint_v3, whole genome shotgun sequence:
- the LOC122061239 gene encoding uncharacterized protein LOC122061239, whose protein sequence is MVWCSPSNPKSLALTVGCFTTGASLFALGAYLSFLNIAPQQARIKARNDFVRERLKKKYGK, encoded by the coding sequence ATGGTCTGGTGCTCCCCCTCCAATCCCAAGTCGTTGGCGCTGACCGTCGGCTGCTTCACAACTGGCGCTTCTTTGTTCGCCCTCGGCGCTTACCTCTCTTTCCTCAATATTGCGCCTCAACAGGCCCGCATCAAAGCTCGAAACGATTTCGTTAGAGAGCGTCTCAAGAAGAAATACGGCAAATAA
- the LOC122061236 gene encoding OVARIAN TUMOR DOMAIN-containing deubiquitinating enzyme 4-like isoform X1 — protein sequence MLSFSPIMTCTSNIVRLSGHAGRQMTSQVYAMIISGNFCSHGLRRNCHSSGSAFSKWRRNWHPLAVKSSANSIGQKMTYLGTSSSCQNIRLRLLVPKQEWTKVGWYFRAKSLLRGGASAGLIFGLLVCFASFNPVYAAVAKRKTDNKDVCESSMTSSHGKKVYTDYSITGIPGDGRCLFRSVAHGACLRSSKPSPSESLQRELADELRTRVADEFVKRREETEWFVEGDFDTYVSQIRKPYVWGGEPELFMASHVLQMPITVYMYDEDAGGLIAIAEYGQEYGKEDPIRVLYHGLGHYDALQIPGKKNGRSRL from the exons ATGTTAAGTTTCTCTCCCATCATGACATGCACGAGTAATATAGTCCGCCTTAGTGGGCATGCTGGAAGGCAAATGACTTCTCAAGTTTATGCCATGATCATCTCTGGGAACTTTTGCTCCCATGGACTAAGGCGTAACTGTCATTCATCTGGTTCTGCCTTCTCCAAATGGAGGAGAAATTGGCATCCATTAGCTGTTAAAAGCTCAGCAAATTCTATAGGACAGAAGATGACATACCTAGGAACTTCATCATCATGCCAAAACATTCGTTTAAGACTTTTGGTGCCAAAACAAGAGTGGACCAAGGTCGGGTGGTATTTTAGAGCCAAATCTCTGTTGCGAGGAGGTGCCTCTGCTGGGCTGATTTTTGGCTTGTTGGTTTGCTTTGCAAGTTTCAATCCGGTGTATGCTGCAGTGGCCAAAAGGAAAACGGATAACAAGGATGTTTGTGAGTCTTCCATGACCAGTTCACATGGAAAGAAAGTTTACACTGACTACTCCATCACAG GCATACCTGGAGATGGGAGATGTTTGTTCCGCTCAGTGGCACATGGTGCTTGTCTACGATCTAGTAAACCATCTCCTAGTGAGAGTCTTCAGAGAGAACTAGCAGATGAATTGCGAACCAGA GTTGCAGATGAGTTTGTCAAGAGACGAGAAGAGACAGAATG GTTTGTTGAGGGTGATTTTGACACCTATGTTTCGCAAATCAGGAAGCCATATGTTTGGGGGGGTGAACCTGAGTTGTTCATGGCCTCACATGTTCTCCA GATGCCAATCACTGTCTACATGTATGATGAAGATGCTGGTGGCCTGATTGCCATTGCTGAGTATggccaagaatatggcaaggaGGATCCAATTAGAGTCCTCTATCATGGTTTAGGCCATTATGATGCTTTACAGATTCCTGGGAAGAAGAATGGTAGATCAAGACTATAG
- the LOC122061236 gene encoding OVARIAN TUMOR DOMAIN-containing deubiquitinating enzyme 4-like isoform X2, whose protein sequence is MLSFSPIMTCTSNIVRLSGHAGRQMTSQVYAMIISGNFCSHGLRRNCHSSGSAFSKWRRNWHPLAVKSSANSIGQKMTYLGTSSSCQNIRLRLLVPKQEWTKVGWYFRAKSLLRGGASAGLIFGLLVCFASFNPVYAAVAKRKTDNKDVCESSMTSSHGKKVYTDYSITGIPGDGRCLFRSVAHGACLRSSKPSPSESLQRELADELRTRVADEFVKRREETEWMPITVYMYDEDAGGLIAIAEYGQEYGKEDPIRVLYHGLGHYDALQIPGKKNGRSRL, encoded by the exons ATGTTAAGTTTCTCTCCCATCATGACATGCACGAGTAATATAGTCCGCCTTAGTGGGCATGCTGGAAGGCAAATGACTTCTCAAGTTTATGCCATGATCATCTCTGGGAACTTTTGCTCCCATGGACTAAGGCGTAACTGTCATTCATCTGGTTCTGCCTTCTCCAAATGGAGGAGAAATTGGCATCCATTAGCTGTTAAAAGCTCAGCAAATTCTATAGGACAGAAGATGACATACCTAGGAACTTCATCATCATGCCAAAACATTCGTTTAAGACTTTTGGTGCCAAAACAAGAGTGGACCAAGGTCGGGTGGTATTTTAGAGCCAAATCTCTGTTGCGAGGAGGTGCCTCTGCTGGGCTGATTTTTGGCTTGTTGGTTTGCTTTGCAAGTTTCAATCCGGTGTATGCTGCAGTGGCCAAAAGGAAAACGGATAACAAGGATGTTTGTGAGTCTTCCATGACCAGTTCACATGGAAAGAAAGTTTACACTGACTACTCCATCACAG GCATACCTGGAGATGGGAGATGTTTGTTCCGCTCAGTGGCACATGGTGCTTGTCTACGATCTAGTAAACCATCTCCTAGTGAGAGTCTTCAGAGAGAACTAGCAGATGAATTGCGAACCAGA GTTGCAGATGAGTTTGTCAAGAGACGAGAAGAGACAGAATG GATGCCAATCACTGTCTACATGTATGATGAAGATGCTGGTGGCCTGATTGCCATTGCTGAGTATggccaagaatatggcaaggaGGATCCAATTAGAGTCCTCTATCATGGTTTAGGCCATTATGATGCTTTACAGATTCCTGGGAAGAAGAATGGTAGATCAAGACTATAG